In Topomyia yanbarensis strain Yona2022 chromosome 2, ASM3024719v1, whole genome shotgun sequence, one DNA window encodes the following:
- the LOC131685496 gene encoding uncharacterized protein LOC131685496 — protein MSLNPEWNITCRICLQEGETRSLFELCPESNLSYCAKVMQCTSVEIRLNDSLPEQICAPCIRDLNVAYRFRVNCESSDAILQSYREASGTKGDEVDDGDEQDVDMAEVSSYTSEIQIPIGSDVLYSYKPPSGLNVKLVSREQTLLLENNGEIIICGRPPPELMPELAVDDRDDIASTGESLEAPEPPDDDDDDDDSDSLITYDDALPLSTSRTGNVEEELDEGTEARSELINGVVGEEDNRTADSGKQPDDSSVDLFFDAELVYVDKEDDLLDQLASIKREDDVDDWEIIYDDESSNDYFKKIPQVRAARAFEESTANKVESAVEQQSSVCFTGSPMKTIKTIRKANVPNEEKPTIENIITKPGPDGLMETVIRVKRNLKTVKQRHVCKLCNRSYKYKHALETHLRRHRGDKPYKCTDCEKAFVVPFELRRHMRTHTGAKPYKCKYCERQFSDFGSKIKHERTHTGERPYVCEICEKSFTYSHVLNSHMLIHTGVKKYSCPDCGKRFAKSHHLKAHMNTHVRSTSNNNNNNNSINKSNFRKENSIDSIGIGNPISTIISDADGDADDDDDDDNGDAARALAQFDRHHQSSSLMASGIDDRSTDFQLDEGNPFGQLVNISDYMISTKSGDTASIGAIMAADCGSADEDGVGDDEDALLNVVTVLASSNQVSGLVDGDYGNIRIINGSISNGSKMHAAATRILPNSRYLMRAC, from the exons ATGTCACTAAATCCGGAATGGAACATTACTTGCCGGATTTGTCTGCAGGAGGGCGAAACCCGCTCTCTGTTCGAACTGTGTCCGGAATCAAATCTAAGTTACTGTGCCAAAGTGATGCAGTGTACCAGCGTTGAAATACGATTGAATGATTCTCTGCCGGAGCAGATCTGTGCCCCGTGTATTCGGGATCTGAATGTGGCCTATCGATTCCGGGTCAATTGCGAAAGTTCCGATGCGATACTGCAATCGTACCGGGAAGCCAGTGGGACTAAGGGTGACGAGGTTGACGATGGCGATGAACAGGATGTAGATATGGCCGAGGTGTCTAGTTATACCTCGGAGATACAGATACCGATTGGCTCGGATGTTCTGTATAGTTATAAGCCGCCCTCTGGGCTCAATGTGAAGCTTGTTTCGAGAGAGCAAACGTTGCTGCTTGAGAACAATGGCGAAATAATCATATGTGGACGACCTCCGCCTGAGCTGATGCCTGAGTTGGCGGTTGACGACCGGGATGACATTGCATCTACGGGAGAATCTCTAGAAGCACCAGAACCGcctgatgacgacgacgacgacgacgatagtgATTCGTTGATAACGTATGACGATGCTCTGCCGCTTTCAACGTCCCGGACGGGAAATGTGGAGGAGGAACTTGATGAAGGGACCGAAGCGCGGTCAGAGTTGATCAACGGCGTTGTGGGAGAAGAGGATAATCGAACTGCCGACAGTGGTAAGCAACCGGACGACAGCAGTGTTGATCTCTTCTTCGATGCGGAGCTGGTGTATGTGGACAAAGAGGATGATCTGCTAGATCAGCTGGCAAGCATCAAGCGCGAGGATGACGTTGACGATTGGGAGATTATT tacGATGACGAGAGCAGTAACGATTACTTCAAAAAGATACCACAAGTGAGAGCAGCAAGAGCCTTTGAGGAGTCTACTGCAAACAAAGTAGAATCAGCGGTAGAACAACAGAGTTCAGTATGCTTTACTGGAAGTCCAATGAAAACCATCAAAACCATTCGAAAAGCTAATGTTCCGAACGAAGAGAAGCCTACGATCGAAAACATTATCACCAAACCCGGACCGGACGGGTTAATGGAGACAGTCATTCGGGTGAAGCGAAACTTGAAAACCGTTAAACAGCGGCACGTTTGTAAGCTGTGCAACCGTTCGTACAAATACAAACATGCGCTGGAAACTCATCTTCGGCGGCATCGTGGTGATAAACCGTACAAATGTACCGACTGTGAGAAGGCTTTTGTGGTGCCGTTCGAACTGCGGCGACACATGCGGACGCATACGG GTGCCAAACCGTACAAGTGCAAGTACTGTGAGCGACAGTTTTCGGATTTTGGTAGTAAAATCAAACACGAACGAACGCACACAGGAGAGAG GCCCTACGTTTGTGAGATTTGCGAGAAAAGTTTCACCTATTCTCATGTACTCAACAGTCACATGTTGATTCACACTGGAGTCAAGAAATATTC ATGCCCAGACTGCGGCAAGCGTTTCGCGAAATCACACCACTTGAAGGCACACATGAACACTCACGTTCGATCAACtagcaataacaataacaacaacaacagcatcaACAAAAGCAACTTCAGGAAGGAAAACAGCATCGACAGCATCGGCATCGGTAATCCTATTTCGACCATCATTTCCGACGCGGACGGTGATGCCGATgatgacgatgacgacgacAACGGCGACGCCGCGAGGGCACTGGCCCAATTTGATCGCCACCACCAATCCAGTAGTCTGATGGCGAGCGGTATCGATGACCGGAGTACCGATTTCCAGCTGGACGAGGGCAACCCGTTCGGGCAGCTTGTAAATATTAGCGATTACATGATCTCGACCAAGAGTGGTGATACGGCCTCGATTGGTGCCATAATGGCGGCTGACTGTGGCTCGGCGGACGAGGACGGCGTCGGTGATGACGAGGACGCTTTGCTGAATGTAGTAACCGTGCTGGCGTCGTCCAATCAAGTTTCCGGGCTGGTCGATGGAGATTATGGAAATATTCGAATTATTAACGG GTCGATTTCGAATGGAAGCAAAATGCATGCCGCAGCTACGAGAATCCTGCCTAACTCTAGGTATTTAATGAGAGCCTGTTGA